From a region of the Desmodus rotundus isolate HL8 chromosome 7, HLdesRot8A.1, whole genome shotgun sequence genome:
- the MGAT2 gene encoding alpha-1,6-mannosyl-glycoprotein 2-beta-N-acetylglucosaminyltransferase, with amino-acid sequence MRFRIYKRKVLILTIVVAACGFVLWSSNGRQRKNEALAPPLLDAEPARAAGGRGGDHPPVSMGIRRVSNESAAPLVAAAPQPEADNLTLRYRSLVYQLNFDQTLRNVDKPGPWAPQELVLVVQVHNRPDYLKLLLDSLRKAQGIDNVLVIFSHDFWSTEINQLIAAVDFCPVLQVFFPFSIQLYPNEFPGSDPRDCPRDLEKNAALKMGCINAEYPDSFGHYREAKFSQTKHHWWWKLHFVWERVKVLRDYAGLILFLEEDHYLAPDFYHVFKKMWELKQQECPECDVLSLGTYSASRSFSGIADKVDVKTWKSTEHNMGLALTRDAYQKLIDCTDTFCTYDDYNWDWTLQYLTVSCLPKFWKVLVPQVPRIFHAGDCGMHHKKTCRPSTQSAQIESLLNSNKQYMFPETLSISEKFMAAISPPRKNGGWGDIRDHELCKSYRRLQ; translated from the coding sequence ATGAGGTTCCGCATCTACAAGCGGAAGGTGCTGATCCTGACGATCGTGGTGGCCGCCTGCGGCTTCGTTCTCTGGAGCAGCAATGGGCGACAAAGGAAGAACGAGGCCCTCGCCCCGCCGCTGCTGGACGCCGAGCCCGCGCGTGCTGCCGGTGGCCGGGGTGGGGACCATCCCCCAGTGTCCATGGGCATCCGTCGGGTCTCCAACGAGTCGGCGGCCCCGCTGGTCGCGGCGGCCCCGCAGCCCGAGGCGGACAACTTGACGCTGCGGTACCGGTCCCTGGTGTACCAGCTGAACTTTGACCAGACCCTGAGGAATGTAGATAagcctggcccctgggcccccCAAGAGCTGGTGCTGGTGGTCCAGGTACATAACCGGCCCGATTACCTCAAACTGCTTCTGGACTCACTTCGGAAAGCCCAGGGCATTGACAACGTCCTCGTCATCTTTAGCCATGACTTCTGGTCCACTGAGATCAATCAGCTGATCGCTGCTGTGGATTTCTGTCCGGTTCTGCAGGTGTTCTTTCCTTTCAGCATTCAGTTGTACCCCAACGAGTTTCCGGGCAGTGACCCTAGAGATTGCCCGAGAGATCTGGAGAAGAATGCAGCTTTGAAGATGGGATGCATTAATGCTGAGTATCCTGACTCCTTTGGCCATTACAGAGAGGCCAAGTTCTCCCAAACCAAACACCATTGGTGGTGGAAGCTGCATTTTGTATGGGAAAGGGTCAAAGTTCTTCGAGACTATGCTGGCCTCATACTTTTCCTAGAGGAGGATCACTACCTAGCCCCAGACTTTTACCATGTTTTCAAAAAGATGTGGGAATTAAAGCAACAAGAGTGTCCGGAGTGTGACGTTCTTTCCCTGGGAACCTACAGTGCCAGTCGAAGTTTCTCTGGCATTGCTGACAAGGTGGATGTGAAAACTTGGAAATCCACAGAGCACAATATGGGTCTAGCCTTGACCCGGGATGCATATCAGAAACTGATCGACTGCACAGACACTTTCTGTACTTACGATGATTATAACTGGGACTGGACTCTTCAATATTTGACTGtatcttgtcttccaaaattCTGGAAAGTGCTAGTTCCTCAGGTACCTAGGATTTTTCACGCTGGAGACTGTGGTATGCACCACAAGAAAACCTGTAGACCTTCAACCCAGAGTGCCCAAATTGAGTCACTCTTAAATAGTAACAAACAGTACATGTTTCCAGAAACTCTAAGTATCAGTGAGAAGTTCATGGCAGCCATTTCCCCACCTAGGAAAAATGGAGGGTGGGGAGATATTAGAGACCATGAACTCTGTAAAAGTTATAGAAGactgcagtga
- the RPL36AL gene encoding ribosomal protein eL42-like: protein MVNVPKTRRTFCKKCGKHQPHKVTQYKKGKDSLYAQGKRRYDRKQSGYGGQTKPIFRKKAKTTKKIVLRLECVEPNCRSKRMLAIKRCKHFELGGDKKRKGQVIQF from the coding sequence ATGGTCAATGTGCCTAAAACCCGAAGGACTTTCTGTAAGAAGTGTGGAAAACATCAGCCTCACAAAGTGACCCAGTATAAGAAGGGCAAGGACTCCCTGTACGCCCAGGGGAAGCGGCGCTACGACCGGAAGCAGAGCGGCTACGGCGGGCAGACGAAGCCGATTTTCCGGAAGAAGGCCAAAACCACAAAGAAGATTGTGCTGCGGCTTGAATGTGTTGAGCCCAACTGCAGATCCAAGAGGATGCTGGCCATTAAAAGATGCAAGCATTTTGAACTGGGAGGCGATAAGAAGAGAAAGGGCCAAGTGATCCAGTTCTAA
- the DNAAF2 gene encoding protein kintoun, with protein sequence MAKAAASSPLEDLDLSGEEVQRLTSAFQDPEFRRMFSQYAEELTDPENRRRYEAEITALERERGVEVRFVHPEPGHVLRTSLDGARRCFVNVCSNALVRAPTSRPGSGSAAAGSQWSLPYSLAPGREYAGRRGTRYMVYDVVFHPGALALARRHERFRQMLDATALEAVEKQFGVKLDHRNAKMLKIKYKGTPEAAVLRTPLPGGVPARPEGELESPLPDFPYPYRGLASTGNFEGPERPAPGSPEAVPRPAPTEPRYSVVQRHHVDLQDYRCSRDSAPSPVPQELVVTIELPLLRSAEQAALEVTGKLLCLDSKKPDYQLRLSLPYPVDDSHGKAQFNKARRQLVVTLPVAQRAARREPAAGPEESAGPPGTDGAACTSAGEARTGPAGDRAGDRDAGPSQAGAADAGIATPDVAGEELVSELEERDLGEQVVSATDFGEKPLPETGSSPGDDGGGAPCVAAGHLDGGSSAGRGSACGGLNVETRVAREDTGRESFDPAMDGPGTDSGGPLCPPLHCKQDEESLTLLIHVPRIQPQSLQGDVSPLRYKLCFSTQDLVYYSFLLQFAPENKLSSKEPVVSISSNNAVIELAKAAGCYGCWREWYYGLNSDSLEERLFVNEENVNEFLEEVLSSPFEQTTPLTPPLIEVLQVTDSKIHIQAKLQKCSNSEQLQEKEERANEGSHLTENEKVEHPTASTADSDSSVAVQVLEIDGCGSAEHSQQESLGVSQMLFGKTQQPESQMEPEFIEEKSAVSSNGGKDHLKEPVMTEEKELIHNVPGFDNIKETNTQDGSVQIIKDHVTHCAFSFQNSLLYDLD encoded by the exons ATGGCCAAAGCGGCAGCCTCTTCGCCGCTAGAGGACTTGGACCTGAGCGGAGAGGAGGTCCAGCGGCTGACCTCCGCCTTTCAGGACCCGGAGTTCCGGCGTATGTTTTCCCAGTACGCCGAGGAGCTCACCGACCCCGAGAACCGACGGCGCTACGAAGCGGAGATCACCGCACTGGAGCGCGAGCGCGGAGTGGAGGTGCGGTTCGTGCACCCCGAGCCTGGCCACGTGCTGCGCACCAGCCTGGATGGGGCGCGGCGCTGCTTCGTGAACGTGTGCAGCAACGCGCTGGTACGCGCGCCCACCAGCCGGCCAGGCTCCGGGAGCGCGGCGGCCGGTAGCCAGTGGTCCCTGCCCTATAGCCTGGCGCCCGGCCGCGAGTACGCGGGGCGCCGCGGCACCCGCTACATGGTCTACGACGTGGTCTTCCACCCAGGCGCGCTGGCGCTGGCCCGGCGCCACGAGCGCTTCCGCCAGATGCTGGACGCCACGGCCCTGGAGGCCGTCGAGAAGCAGTTCGGCGTGAAGCTGGACCACAGAAATGCCAAGATGCTGAAGATCAAATACAAGGGGACCCCGGAAGCCGCCGTGCTGCGCACACCCCTGCCCGGGGGTGTCCCGGCCCGGCCCGAGGGGGAGCTGGAGAGCCCTCTCCCCGATTTCCCCTACCCTTACCGGGGCCTGGCATCCACCGGGAACTTTGAGGGGCCCGAGCGCCCGGCTCCCGGCTCTCCGGAGGCGGTCCCGCGGCCTGCCCCCACCGAACCGCGCTACAGTGTGGTGCAGCGCCACCACGTGGACCTCCAGGATTACCGCTGTTCCCGGGACTCGGCCCCCAGCCCCGTGCCCCAGGAGCTGGTGGTCACCATCGAGCTGCCACTGCTGCGCTCCGCCGAGCAGGCGGCGCTGGAGGTGACGGGAAAGCTGCTGTGTCTGGACTCCAAGAAACCCGACTACCAGCTGCGGCTCTCGCTGCCGTACCCGGTGGACGACAGCCACGGGAAGGCGCAGTTCAACAAGGCCCGGCGACAGCTGGTGGTCACGCTGCCCGTGGCGCAGCGCGCGGCGCGCCGGGAGCCCGCTGCGGGGCCGGAAGAGAGCGCCGGCCCACCCGGAACTGATGGCGCGGCCTGCACTTCCGCTGGCGAGGCCCGGACGGGTCCGGCGGGGGATCGAGCGGGGGACCGGGACGCGGGTCCCAGCCAAGCTGGGGCTGCAGACGCCGGCATCGCCACTCCGGACGTCGCCGGGGAGGAGCTTGTTTCCGAACTGGAGGAACGGGACTTGGGCGAGCAAGTGGTCTCGGCTACCGACTTCGGGGAAAAGCCACTTCCCGAAACAGGGAGCTCACCTGGGGACGATGGCGGAGGCGCTCCTTGTGTTGCAGCCGGGCACCTAGATGGAGGGTCTTCTGCAGGAAGAGGGAGTGCGTGTGGAGGTCTCAACGTTGAGACCCGCGTGGCCCGGGAAGACACGGGCAGGGAGTCTTTTGATCCAGCCATGGATGGTCCCGGGACAGACAGCGGGGGACCTCTGTGTCCTCCTTTGCATTGTAAACAGGATGAAGAATCCCTGACTCTGCTAATTCACGTTCCTCGGATCCAGCCCCAAAGTCTTCAAGGGGATGTGAGCCCCCTCCGGTACAAATTGTGCTTTTCCACCCAAGACTTAGTTTATTATTCCTTCCTCTTGCAGTTTGCTCCAGAAAATAAATTGAGTAGCAAAGAACCAGTGGTTAGCATTTCTTCAAACAATGCAGTAATAGAACTGGCCAAAGCTGCAGGGTGCTATGGATGTTGGAGAGAGTGGTATTATGGTTTAAACAGCGATTCTTTAGAG gaaAGGTTATTTGTAAATGAAGAAAACGTTAATGAATTTCTTGAAGAGGTTCTGAGCTCTCCATTCGAACAGACAACGCCCCTAACCCCACCTTTAATTGAAGTCCTTCAGGTTACTGATAGCAAGATTCATATTCAGGCAAAG TTGCAAAAGTGTAGTAACTCTGAGCAGcttcaggaaaaggaagaaagagccaATGAAGGAAGTCATCTAACTGAAAACGAAAAAGTAGAACATCCTACCGCCTCAACAGCAGATTCAGATTCGTCTGTAGCAGTGCAAGTGCTAGAAATAGACGGCTGTGGTTCCGCTGAACACTCGCAACAGGAGTCTCTCGGTGTTTCCCAAATGCTATTTGGAAAGACTCAGCAGCCTGAGTCACAAATGGAACCtgaatttatagaagaaaaaagtgcTGTTTCCTCAAATGGAGGGAAAGATCATTTAAAAGAACCAGTAATGACTGAAGAGAAAGAATTAATTCACAATGTACCTGGTTTTGACAACATAAAAGAAACCAATACGCAGGATGGGAGCGTGCAGATTATTAAGGATCATGTGACTCATTGTGCATTCAGTTTTCAGAATTCTTTGCTATATGACCTGGATTAA